attttattaACGccaaaaatccgtattttcatgccagtaccgaagtactggctactgggctggtgataccctcgtggactaatagtccaccagcagaggcatcgacccagtggtagtaataaaattaacggtaccaattttcttgcaccagatgcgcatttcgacaattcatgtctcttcagtgatgctcgtggacAAACTATTTGAAGGAGCAACAATGTTTTAGtagtttattataaaaatatttaaaaccatTAGGTAAAGTGGAAAATCTggattcattatatattttatgttgtcATCTGCTTAACCACAATATTTTTGTTCCCTGAAATTGtggatcagaatatttttttcaggataaaACGTTACCCCTcctttaattttaatgacacatggtAGTTCCATTATCAATCGTCAATGTTATAATCTAAATATGATATGACATTATTGTTCGTATTTCAATAAGAACAGACATAAGATACCAATGTgacatttaaaacttaaaagtcGATGACAATACAAAGACTCAACAAATAATTCCCCAAAACTGGAGGTGTTATCAGGAGGTATTCTGGAAGGGTAAGTTGTTTTACTAATGGCATTCATGATGTAGCTCGTGATAAGTAcaaaaaaagggacgaaagataccaaagggacagtcaaactcgtaaatctaaaacaaactgacaacgccatggctaaaaatgaaaaagacaaacagaaaaacaatagtacacatgacacaacatagaatgTGGTGATATCACATACAACTTATTGTGATATCACCAGCGGGGTTAAGAGTACGGGATCGTGTTTATGACGATGGGAACATATGTGTTGTCATATGTGGCACAGATACCAAGACTGTCACGTAATGGCATCCGTAAATGACTTTACATTTACCATTTGTAACTCTTTGTTTATAGCTTCCTTGTTTAactaagaagaaaaaaatgtctgcGTGATTCAGGCATATTATGAATTGACTAATTTTTCCCAGGCAATCTATACAATGTCTGATAAAATTGTAGTGTATTTTACAAAACGCATCAAAGAATAAAACAGAAAGAAATATACACACAAATAAAACGAGTGGACATGGCAAACAgataagtttattttataattgataagAATTCAATTTAACGGTTAAAGGTACTGATATTGTATTATTCATAGTTAACATAAGCACTGAAGCTGACGTTTATTTGTTGTTACATTCAATGTCCAGAGGACAACCGTCACacctttacaaaatatataataaaatgcaaaaaaacgGAACAAGAATAATAATGCATTGTCGATTGATTGCAGAATGTGATATTGTAGTTATTTTACTCAACCTCCTTATAATACTTTTCCTTGGGTGCATTAGATTTTTTACTTTTGCATATATTGCAAACTGAAAGATTCAGGCTGCttgaaacctttttttttatttgcatatgtCAAATATCCAAAGGACgttcttttcttttaatcttgTGATTTCGTTCAAAATAGTTTCAGGTTTTTCTCTGttcaaaattacatatttttcattagAATCAACATTTTCAATAAACATAACAATAAGAACAATGTGCCTTTCTGTCCTTGTAAAGAGAAGGTCATTTAATGTCTCTCGGAAATACAGAGcacagttgtttttttctatacgGAATTctagttgtatatatatatatatatataaatatacaactcgtctaaacatcaacccaacaatgttagatctgtaaatttgctttcgcaaatttttggttcttccctcgccgggattcgaacccatgctactgtgatatcatgacaccaaatcgcctgcactgcagccgtcccgctagaccacacgaccaccttggctctcaaaaaagagcttttggtgggcatgtgttacctttccacgtcagttttaatctagctgcgtactacagtacatgatatataaggcatgaagatgttattgttacagatcagctaaattatctatagtaaaggatcctacaaattaatgtaagatacagtcacagaaaataattatattcataagtacgtctgagtcagtgacaaccctacaacagatgtatccatcggatcgccatcaatgatggtgatacatggctgtgtacataatgtatatacaactcgtctaaacatcaacccaacaatgttagatctgtaaatttgctttggcaaattttttttttttttatataaatatatatatacaactcgtctaaacatcaacccaacaatgtaagatctgtaaatttgctttcgaaaatttttggttcttccctcgccgggattcgaacccatgctactgtgatatcgtgacaccaaatcgcctgcactgcagccgtcccgctagaccacacgaccacctgggcttcacaaaagTAAAGCTtccggtgggcatgtgttacctttccacgtcagttttaatctagctgCTTacctgttgtagagttgtcactgactcagacgtacttataaatatatatatatatatatatacgagtctaaattgaaaactacgttcaaacctatgattgcattggataaaaaccgcaatttttatacgtgtgcatgtcaaacaaatttcgttgtagaagggtctaaaaaaagcacaaacaacattttccaaaagaccaaaaatgtgaaaaaagtatatttaaacaaaacgcatttgactaacaggtcgaacaactgatgttcttaaaccctgctgactgccattgacgattgccaaataaaattgatcacaagatgtaacaaaatggatctgaatataaatttaatacgtcacagaaatttttttttgttaacttgtggctacgatgttgtgccacaaacattcggtgtcaatatttctttagtacaccagatctagatttcgacaatatatgtctcttcagtgatgttagggatcgaaacagtatttggaaggccatataatttactttcaatttaagattgactcttgaatgttaagagacaatataggatgaacggatcatataaaccggagggaaaatatgatacatgcccaaacaaaaaatatattcgagtctaaattgaaaactacgttcaaacctatgattgcgttggataaaaaccgcaatttttatacgtgtgcatgtcaaacaaatttcgttgtagaagggtctaaaaacagcacaatcaacattttccaaaagaccaaaaatgtgaaaaaattatatttaaacaaaacgcatttatATATAGtgaacattaaaaatatcaaaatttaactgCAGGCTACATTTGCAGTAAgaataaactttattttactcaatttatttgctctacatgatattttttttatcatctattCATGTATTGCATATTCGTACAGTTTGCCTAAAAAGGAAAAGGCAGTTTGTTGATTTTTCATTAGAATTTCGGTCATTTTAGAAAACGACTAGGTATGTTTTGGCATTTTATAAAAAGCCTTTTAACGTTATGTACTTTCCaaaatgttagatctgtaaatttgatttcgCAAATCTTTTGTTCCagtcgccgggattcgaaccaatGATACTGAGATGTCGTGACGCCAAATCGCCTGTACTGTAACCGGCGCGCTAGACCatacgaccacctgggcttcatgaAAATGAAGATTTCGGTGaccgggtgttacctttccaagtcagttttaatctagtatcgtactacagtacatgatatataagacatgcagatgttatttttacagatcagctaaattatctatagtcaaggatcttacaaattaatgtaagatacacagaaataattacatatatatttataaggaCATAGTTaacaaaagtaccaggattatatttatatgaaagtaTGAACCATTGACAACTATACAACAGATTAATTGTtatattgaattgtaaaatatatcaaGGTTCTGACCGTCTCCTGCAAACCGAAAAATGATAAAGCAAAcacttgatttttttagttatatttttccCCCTGAAATCTGCAGTTTCAAATGTATAGCAGGATCTGTATATacttcggagcacctgagatcaccccttgtttttggtggggtctGTGTTACTCgatctttggttttctatgttgatttgtttactgttttttttttttatcatttaataagCTATTCCGTTTCAAGCATGTTTTCGTCTTATGAGTTTAAACTTTCCCTTTGGTATCCTTCGCCTCCCtttttcaattctttaaaattacatacATATTTGGCTGTATCTTTGTCTCCCACTATGTTTGactaatgtagaaaaaaaaaagagaataaaaatgaaagtaaaaaagtattaaattatttttcatgttgacttaatgtttgtaatatttatagACTTAGTAAGACAGGTATACGGAAAGTAAGACAGGTAAACGGATCTCTGACACACTTGACTGTATAATCTGTCAGTATTATGTTTTTGGAAATGATGTATTAAATGATCATAGTCTTTCGGCGTCACCAACATTAAAGTACATGCTGCggtcaaagatttttttagacacaaataaatttgtcaaactTTCATGGAATGTTTTGAAATTCGAACATAAGCTTGTTTATGACCAATTACAGATGACATTCTGGTTCAGTCTGtggttactttttttttttacaattaacatTCAGAATCAGTCAATCACAAAAAACTCTGTCAAACTTTCAtggaattttatgaaattttgaccgaagcctgtttatgaaaaaaaaaacagtatccAGAGCAATTTTTTggaagttatttattttaatttttctatatcTATCTATCCttactatttattttcaatcacAGTCAAAAGTGCAATTTATTTCCAAAATACTGTGTTATaagttttctctcaatcgatttatgacttttgaacatcgataaaatactgttgcctttatctattcTAGTATTTGTGTTTGTCGTTTTCGTGTAGGTGGACGAATTACAATGTCATGATATACACGATGTTTTTGTGACGTACAGTTACCTATAACtgttcatttctgtgttatttggtctcttgtggagagctgtctcattgacaaacATACgataacttcttttttatatttgttatatagaaACATTTCGGAATTACATGCACAGCTATCAAAACGGAATTtagtatttaatttatttcatcgAAACCGAGTTAACTAATTCATTACATGTCATGTGATTAAATAATGCAATCATCAATATGAATTCTGATCTACACGAAACAGGTAtgattcatatttttgtatttgcgGTCCCGTTATGACTAGAGTATATTGTAATAATGGGAAATAATAAATCACAATTAACATCTATCGTACACATTAACATAAGTGTTCAAAATGGGGACGGTAATGATTGTTTGTTTAGTATTTACTGTCTTTCTAATTTGCAATGGACTCTCTCAGGAAAATATCACAGATAATTTACTTGGACAAGATTCGCTGATTGATTTCCTAAACCTAGATGTTATGAATGAAACTGAAACGGTTGGAAATAGTGGAACAAGTATTCTACCCGAAAGTTTGAATGATACTTGTTCAATAACAGAGACGAATGGAATTTacttttgttattgtttaattgACAAGAAACATTCTGGATTATGGGACTTCGCTGCCATTAGGAGATGGATCGTAAACTCGAATTATGAATTCCaatttgatttgaaatgtgTTAACTTTTCAAAGATTGTATTGCCTTGGCCACTCAAAGCGAAGAATATCGATTTTGTCAGGGTAAAAAGTTGTACTATAACTGGATTTTTTACGGACTATGGAAATCCCTATATCGAAACAATTCCGGATCATCTTCGGGTCATGGACATATCCGAATCTATAATTCTTTGTGGACTTAAAGATTTGAtgtcattattattcaatttCAGAGAGGTTACTGAAGATTACAATTGCGGCAATGATAAAACTTTACAAActcttatatatacaaatgttacTTTGGAATATAATcttgaagaaataaaattgctAAAAGATGGTCATTCGGAAAATTCAAATGATGATGTCATAGGAGCCGGAAGTAACATGATTGCAAAGACTCGCGAGCTTGACCACAGATGTACGTTCAGTGAGCTTGAACAAATTGATCTGAGTACAAGCAGCACTAAGTCAAGGTATCTTCTCTCTATTCAAACTGAACTGTCAACATTTCCGAAGCtgacattttataatttgtcaaaCACTGGACAAAGTGAAATCGccaaagaatttaaaatttggtgGAGATTCTTTCCAGAGATGAAATTATTAGATCTCTCTTACAATTTCATATCAACCCTTGACTTGGATCCGTCAGCCTACACGTGGagttctttcaaaataaaaatagatttaagatACAATAACATAACCGAATTATCACAAGAAGATTTGGAACTCCTCGGTAGCCTACCGAATGTAGACGTCGATATTAGATATAATCCGATACATTGTGAATGTTCAGATCATATGATTGAATTGTTGGAAATAATACATGATGATACAAAATGGGAATCAATGGGACTGCATCGATATGATTATCTTAAAAATATGACCTGCAACTTACCGGACATACTGACAGGTAGAAAACTTTCAGAGATAACTAAGTCTGATATATCATGCCCAATGTTCAGTGCATCATCACCAGCCCCTATAATAGTTCTAAGCATTTGCATACTAATTCTTATTGTTATCATTATACTTTTGACAAAATtcagaaaagaaatatttattttgacgTATACCAGATTTCATATCATACTTCCGTGTCAACCAGCAGAAGTTTCGGAGAACAAAACTTATGATGCATTTGTATCGTACAGTAGTCAAGACGAAGAATGGGTTTCTAAGACGTTTAAAGAACTAGAGGCATCATCACAATCCGACGGTTACCATCAGTTCATgttttgtcttcaccatagagACTTTGTTCCTGGGAAGACAATTTTTGACAATGTTATAGACAGTGTGGAATCAAGCAGGCATACAGtgattattttatcaaaacatttctTACAAAGCCACTTTTGCATGTATGAATTTCATGAAGCTTTTCAGCAAAGTATTATAGAACGAAAACGGCACATGGTGGTCGTTTTAATGGAAAATATTCCCGAGGGAGAACTTCCAACCGATTTGAAACGATGTCtcaaaacatttacatatataagaaGAGACGATTCAATTTTCAAAGATCGATTAATATTTGCAATGTCACATAAAGGGAGGAAAGAAAAGAAATCCATTAACACAAATACATCTTCGGAAGGCTTTAACAACACTGTATTTTCTTCATCGGAGAAGGATGTAACGCTTCGATTAGAGACATCCAGACCTCTGCATGACGACTCGGTGATTACGTTGAGTCAGATTGTACCTGATCTTGTGGTAGGACGTAATGAATCTAAAAGTAATGGATATACATTAGCATAGTTTAATGATAATCTTTCAATGCAATAGTTTTATCTGATGTGTTTCTGTGATAATTTTCTTGGTGTGAAACAGGACAACTCCGCTCTCCGCTcttattcttattattcattaaCGATGTAATTGGTGATCCGCAAGTGGATACTggttatttcatatatttgatatattttgttaacgAAACCGTTATGACACTAAAGTATCCCGATGCTTTGCAAAAAGTGTTAGCTAAACTTATCTGTAAATACGGACAAAAGAAATGTTGTTATCTTTCGAAAAAGTTGGGTGCCCGTAACTGAGTATATCTTATTTCGAAAGTCAATGCCTGAATATGCCTGTGTTTGTCAGTTTTGTAAAAGGAACAATATTGAAGATAATTGTGTGTTTGTGCAGATGTGTCTTGTTATACACACTTAGATTGTATTGCCAAAAGATtattattcatgtcaaaatgcACGAAggcatttttctttttcactgAGCTGAATCAAAAAACTTATCCAATAACTATGTATAAATATTCAAAGGCGGCATTGAAATTGAGATCATCAATTATGTATCAGTTTAAATGTTGTACAAAAGTATGCgtcataaaacataatatctgcataattaatttttttcttctttagatTAAATTGTAATTGTCTCGTACATGTCATAGCGAATTTGTAGCAacgtggattcattattatgcattcgataccaattttcgtggataccgtgtgtacaggtgaaccaaaaaattaaatgttcaacaatgtaattttgttaaaagctTGTATGCATACTTCGGctaaaccacaaaattaaatgtccaCGAATTGTCCatcatccacgaaaattggtatccacaaaaataaataaaaccaaagTATAAGAGATAATGTTTAACCTTGAAATTTTCATGGGCTATGCATATATAATCTTTATATACCTTCTTATATTATTATAAGCAATGTTGTTGCTAAAGCAATTAAGATTCGTCTGatgtttttgtaaatacatattttttttgtaaatgatatgTTGTCACAAAAATTGTAGTGTTTttatgttgcttagtctttagttttctatgttgtgtcttgtgtaatgttgtttgtctggtttttaaaaaaaataattttctatcCATGGAGTTGTCAGCTTATTTTCGAGCTATGAGATTaaatgtccctttgatatcaTTTGCCCCTCTCTTCTActgtattgttatatattttatctcGAATAATAtcacattcttattttttatgagTTTATTCTCAGTGTTGAATATAAGTTATTAAAATCGTAAGAACATACAGTTCGGAGGCTGAacttgtatttattattgtatagAGGCCAGCCGGAGCCCGTCTACGGTTGCTGGATTTTCTTGTTGCGTTGAacacccattggtggccttggaATATTTTCAGCCctgtgacacattccccgtATATATTGTCAATTATAGCTGTATGGTTAAATGAAAAAAGGATATCTTAACTTGTAATCAacttagtttacatgtaaaGATGAGAGTATCTGACTTGTTTTTCTGgtttctaaatatttgaaaga
This is a stretch of genomic DNA from Mytilus trossulus isolate FHL-02 chromosome 6, PNRI_Mtr1.1.1.hap1, whole genome shotgun sequence. It encodes these proteins:
- the LOC134722403 gene encoding toll-like receptor 4, whose amino-acid sequence is MGTVMIVCLVFTVFLICNGLSQENITDNLLGQDSLIDFLNLDVMNETETVGNSGTSILPESLNDTCSITETNGIYFCYCLIDKKHSGLWDFAAIRRWIVNSNYEFQFDLKCVNFSKIVLPWPLKAKNIDFVRVKSCTITGFFTDYGNPYIETIPDHLRVMDISESIILCGLKDLMSLLFNFREVTEDYNCGNDKTLQTLIYTNVTLEYNLEEIKLLKDGHSENSNDDVIGAGSNMIAKTRELDHRCTFSELEQIDLSTSSTKSRYLLSIQTELSTFPKLTFYNLSNTGQSEIAKEFKIWWRFFPEMKLLDLSYNFISTLDLDPSAYTWSSFKIKIDLRYNNITELSQEDLELLGSLPNVDVDIRYNPIHCECSDHMIELLEIIHDDTKWESMGLHRYDYLKNMTCNLPDILTGRKLSEITKSDISCPMFSASSPAPIIVLSICILILIVIIILLTKFRKEIFILTYTRFHIILPCQPAEVSENKTYDAFVSYSSQDEEWVSKTFKELEASSQSDGYHQFMFCLHHRDFVPGKTIFDNVIDSVESSRHTVIILSKHFLQSHFCMYEFHEAFQQSIIERKRHMVVVLMENIPEGELPTDLKRCLKTFTYIRRDDSIFKDRLIFAMSHKGRKEKKSINTNTSSEGFNNTVFSSSEKDVTLRLETSRPLHDDSVITLSQIVPDLVVGRNESKSNGYTLA